In Candidatus Neomarinimicrobiota bacterium, the genomic stretch GGATGGTGGGGCTGAGGCCTTCTACAGCCGATAACAGATCGGGAAGAAACTCATGATCGTGGGCGTACGCAAGTTTGTGTTCCTGCAGGTTGTCACGGCTTTTGACCACCAACCCTTTCGAATCAACAAACCAGCATTTCCGTCTCGCTTGCTCGTCCGACAGTCCTTCATCAACCATTGCCAACGAAATCAGATCGCCGATGCCGATCCCCGCCTCCCCCGCACCGAGGAAAAGTATCTGTTGATCTGATAGTCTCTGTCCTGTGATTCTGAGCACCGAATAGATCCCGGCAAGCGTGACGCTGGCAGTTCCCTGGATATCGTCATTGAATGTGCAGGCCTTGTCCCGGTATTTTCTGAGCAAACGAAAGGCGTTCAAATTGCTGAAATCTTCAAACTGGATCAGTGTGCCCGGGAAAACGTCCCCAACAGCTGTCACGAATTCATCAATGAGAGCATCATATTCATCGCCACGGATGCGGCGTTGCCGTAGCCCTATATATAGCGGATCATCAAGCAGATGTTCATTATTTGTCCCCACGTCTATAGTGACGGGAAGACAAAACAGGGGATCGACGCCAGCACAGGCCGTATAGAGTGTCAGCTTGCCGACAGGAATGCCCATGCCGTTTGCGCCCAAGTCGCCCAGACCAAGGATTCTCTCCCCATCGGTGACAACGATGATTCCCACTTTTTCACGATACCAATTTCTCAAGACATCGCTCATTCGTCCTTTATCTTCCGCCGTAATGTACATCCCTCGCGGCCGCCGCCATATGTGGCCATACTCCTGACACGCCTGCCCCACTACCGGCGTATAAACGATTGGCATCATTTCATCAATATTGTTCAGGAGTACCTGATAGAATAATGACTCATTTCGATCCTGTAGCGCAATTAGATAGATAAACTTCTCCAAGTCTGAAGTCCTAGCATGATAGTTTTCAAGCACGCGCACAGCTTGTTCCTTCGCTGAGGAAATTCTCGGCGGCAACAGCCCGCGCAAGCCGAGCTCCTCACGCTCGAGCTCAGTAAATGCGGTGCCCTTGTTCGTAATAGGATCATGTAACAGATTGACACCTGTCAATCCAGACTTTGATTGCTTGCCAGACATGGTATACTCCTCCTTACAAGCTTAAGGTTGGGCGAAACTTAGAATAGTAAACATGGATTAAACTCCACTACATACAGCCGCTAATAGACTTCTTGCTCTATCTAAATTTACACAACATCTTTGCTCTTTTGAAATGGGATTGGTGTCTGGCGGCTCAAAATCGTTGTGAAAGACTTTTGCGAAAAAATAGATAGTATCTAAATTAGCGCCCGCTGGGATCGGCGTAACGCCGCACTGACATCGATTCGATGAGCGAAAAAGAAGAAAATAAAATGCACCGCTATCTGGTAACTCTCAGATGGTTCATCGAAACTGATGAGGAGTTGATAGCAGGATCACCAGAAGCAGATGAAAAAATACTCGAAATTCTGCGGCATCGTAACAATGGCAGTTCCTCATGTAGCACATGCCCCACACGAAATCAGCAGGGGCATGCGATTCTGCCACATCACGACTTTATGGGTAGTAAGTCTGTCTATATGAGCACGGAAAAGATTGAGGAATAATTCATTGGCTGATATATCTCACGCAAAAGATGGCTCCGGCAACATTGTTGTTGCCTCGTTGAACAAGCTTATCAATTGGGCTCGTTCTACCTCACCGTGGTATTTTCAGTTTGGGCTCGCCTGCTGTGCCATTGAGATGATGGCCACTGCCGCCTCACGCCACGATCTCGAACGGATCGGCATGATGCCCCGTTCCTCGCCACGACAGGCCGACGTGATGATTGTAGCCGGTACCGTCACTATGAAAATGGCCTTAAGGGTGAAGCGCCTCTACGAACAGATGGCCAATCCCAAATACGTCATCTCCATGGGGAGCTGCGCCACCAGCGGCGGTCCCTACTGCCAATACGGCTATCATGTTCTAAAAGGTGTCGATCTGGTAGTCCCGGTGGACGTCTACATCCCCGGCTGTCCCCCAAGGCCGGAAGCGTTAATCGAAGGTCTGCTTAAACTTCAGGAAAAGATCCTCGATGAACGCCCCATTCAAGACACCGTCTCCAAGAACCTTAAAACGCTCTTTTCAAAAGAAAATAAACAGTCCTCAGCAACTCCTTCTGCCGTTCCCGCTGAATAACTCTACCCCTACCTCGCTTGGCTTCAAGATCCATATT encodes the following:
- a CDS encoding NADH-quinone oxidoreductase subunit B family protein, with translation MSHAKDGSGNIVVASLNKLINWARSTSPWYFQFGLACCAIEMMATAASRHDLERIGMMPRSSPRQADVMIVAGTVTMKMALRVKRLYEQMANPKYVISMGSCATSGGPYCQYGYHVLKGVDLVVPVDVYIPGCPPRPEALIEGLLKLQEKILDERPIQDTVSKNLKTLFSKENKQSSATPSAVPAE
- a CDS encoding NAD-dependent malic enzyme — translated: MSGKQSKSGLTGVNLLHDPITNKGTAFTELEREELGLRGLLPPRISSAKEQAVRVLENYHARTSDLEKFIYLIALQDRNESLFYQVLLNNIDEMMPIVYTPVVGQACQEYGHIWRRPRGMYITAEDKGRMSDVLRNWYREKVGIIVVTDGERILGLGDLGANGMGIPVGKLTLYTACAGVDPLFCLPVTIDVGTNNEHLLDDPLYIGLRQRRIRGDEYDALIDEFVTAVGDVFPGTLIQFEDFSNLNAFRLLRKYRDKACTFNDDIQGTASVTLAGIYSVLRITGQRLSDQQILFLGAGEAGIGIGDLISLAMVDEGLSDEQARRKCWFVDSKGLVVKSRDNLQEHKLAYAHDHEFLPDLLSAVEGLSPTILVGVSGQPQTFTQPVVEAMGNANERPVIFALSNPTSKAECTAEQAYGWTEGRAIFASGSPFDPVTLNGKTYVPGQGNNSYVFPGVGLGVIACGAEHVTDEMFSAAAKALAGEVLEEDLKQGCIYPPLTKIRAVSAVIASAVAKVAYKRGLATKPEPSDMLTYMTSQQYQPDYKNYV